One Primulina tabacum isolate GXHZ01 chromosome 10, ASM2559414v2, whole genome shotgun sequence DNA segment encodes these proteins:
- the LOC142505557 gene encoding dolichyl-diphosphooligosaccharide--protein glycosyltransferase subunit 4A-like → MIDDNDLGFFANFLGVFIFVLVIAYHFVMTDPKYEGN, encoded by the coding sequence ATGATTGATGATAATGATCTGGGCTTCTTTGCCAACTTTCTTGGTGTCTTTATATTTGTGCTGGTGATTGCTTATCATTTCGTGATGACTGATCCGAAATATGAAGGCAACTGA